A region from the Candidatus Eisenbacteria bacterium genome encodes:
- a CDS encoding CpsD/CapB family tyrosine-protein kinase, translating to MSRIFEALRKATHLSPATAPAVTPEPPRPATSAARSAAAPARSARVIGALPRPISVPVRRLDDGLVREVAPLRIHLEAALTDRSPRVVAFTCSQPGEGTSSVAADFATLIATEGRQRVILVDLHARRPMLETRLFGSDSESRAPLSSEGSLALVPMDAEHRAAGYVPSDWAEALIESLAPRADWILLDCPPVLESPEAVDLAALADGAVLVVQAGSAKRPVIARSQDLLRKTGARLLGTVLNRRRLEIPAFIYRRI from the coding sequence GTGAGCCGCATCTTCGAAGCGCTGCGAAAGGCCACGCATCTCTCGCCGGCAACGGCGCCGGCGGTCACTCCGGAGCCTCCGCGTCCGGCGACGAGCGCCGCTCGCAGCGCTGCAGCGCCGGCGCGAAGCGCCCGCGTGATCGGCGCGCTTCCACGACCGATCAGTGTTCCGGTGCGACGCCTCGACGACGGGTTGGTGCGCGAGGTCGCCCCGCTTCGGATCCATCTCGAAGCGGCGCTCACCGATCGGTCGCCCCGGGTGGTGGCATTCACGTGCTCGCAGCCCGGGGAGGGGACTTCCTCGGTCGCCGCGGACTTTGCAACCCTGATCGCGACCGAGGGTCGGCAGCGCGTGATCCTCGTCGACCTCCACGCTCGCCGGCCGATGCTCGAGACGCGATTGTTCGGTTCGGATTCGGAGTCTCGCGCTCCGCTCTCGAGCGAGGGCTCGCTTGCGCTGGTTCCGATGGATGCCGAACACCGGGCGGCCGGCTACGTGCCGTCCGACTGGGCCGAGGCGCTGATCGAATCGCTCGCGCCGCGCGCCGACTGGATCCTGCTCGACTGCCCACCGGTGCTCGAATCCCCCGAAGCCGTAGATCTCGCTGCGCTCGCCGACGGTGCGGTTCTCGTCGTGCAGGCCGGTAGCGCCAAGCGTCCGGTCATCGCCCGATCACAGGACCTGCTGCGCAAGACCGGCGCACGCCTGCTCGGGACGGTGCTCAACCGGCGTCGGCTCGAGATCCCCGCCTTCATCTACCGCCGCATCTGA